Below is a genomic region from Thermodesulfobacteriota bacterium.
GTCAGACACCATTAGGTTTCTGAGTCTTTCCACGACGAAGTCCATTATTTCGTCTAGCAGCGGGGATGAAGATGGGTCTTCTGATGGAGCGGGGAAATCCGGTTTAGCCTCGTGAAGTTGCCACCAAATCCGATTCAAGCCATAATTGAAAACTTCTTTTATATCTAAATGAAATTTCCTATTGAGTATGATATTTATGATTCCTATTGCCTGCCTTCTAAGAGCGTAGGGGTCCGATGTACCGGTCGGTGTAAGCCCTGAGATAAAGCAAGCACAAATATTATCGATTTTATCGGCTATGCTAAGTATGGCTCCAAATTCGGTTTCAGGTAACTTAGCCTCGCGCGATGTGGGCATATACTGTTCTTCTAGTGCTATGGCAATCTCATCTTTCTCCCCCGAAATTAATGCGTAGTATTTCCCCATGGTTCCCTGAAGCTCGGGGAACTCGAAAACCATCTGAGTGGCAAGGTCGGCCTTTGAGAGCGTTGCGGCTCGTCGGAGGTCTTTGGCTGAATTCTGCAAGCCAAGTCCAAGGCCAATAAACCCGACCAAGCTCTCCATTCTCTCAGTTTTGTCAAAGTAGGTGCCGAGGTCGGAGAGAAAGACCATGCTCCTTAGCTTGGTCAGTTTTTCGGAAAGGTGTGTCTTGGTGTCTTCCCTGTAAAAAAACTGAGCATCTCTGAATCTGGCTTTAATAACTCTTTCATTTCCCTTGATAACTATCTCCGGGTTTTCTACTGGGGTCCCGGAGACAAAGATAAAATGAGGAAGTAGTAGTCCTCCATTTTGGGAATTCGAAAATACGGGGAAATATTTTTGATGGTTCTTCATCACGCTTATCAGAACTTCCTTGGGGAGTTCGAGAAACTCTTGGTCAAAGTTCCCTTTTAACACCACCGGATATTCAACTAGATGGGTTACCGTTTCTAATAATTCTTCATCTTCGAGTGGAATTCCCTCGATTTCTTTTGCCATTTCCTGGATTTCAATTTTTATGATTTGTTTTCTTTTAGCCTGGTCCAAAATCACGTATCCCTTTTCCAGGCTGCTCGCATATTCTTCCCAGCTTGATACTGAAAAAGGTTTGGGTGATATAAAACGGTGTCCCCGTGTTTTAGAACCGCTTTTTATACCACCAAGTTTAAATTGGATTGTCTTGCCCTCGTAAATTGCGAGAATCCATCGTATGGGCCTAGCAAATGTTACGTCTTCATCTCCCCACCTCATGGATTTCCGGAACGGTATAGAGAGTATTATCCGGGGGAGAAGGTGCTTTAAAACCTTATCCGTCTTTTCTCCGGTGATTTTCCTCCTTACCGCTAGCACTTCCCCTCTTTCACCCTCTACCATTACCAGGTCTTTTACATCTACACCCTGGGCTTTGGCGAATCCAAGCGCCGCCTTGGTTGGCGCACCATTCTCATCAAACGCTATTCTACTGGGGGGACCCAGGGTCTCCACTATTCTATCTTCCTGTTTGTTGGAAAGTCCTTTGACATTTAATGTGAGTCTTCGGGGTGTACCAAAGGTGTTTATGCTTTCGTAAGATAAAGAGTTTTCCTCAAATTCCCTCTGGGCAATAAGCCCCAGGTTCTTTATTGCCTCTTCTAAAAATCCTGCCGGGATTTCTTCCGTGCCTATT
It encodes:
- the glyS gene encoding glycine--tRNA ligase subunit beta, whose protein sequence is MEKELILEIGTEEIPAGFLEEAIKNLGLIAQREFEENSLSYESINTFGTPRRLTLNVKGLSNKQEDRIVETLGPPSRIAFDENGAPTKAALGFAKAQGVDVKDLVMVEGERGEVLAVRRKITGEKTDKVLKHLLPRIILSIPFRKSMRWGDEDVTFARPIRWILAIYEGKTIQFKLGGIKSGSKTRGHRFISPKPFSVSSWEEYASSLEKGYVILDQAKRKQIIKIEIQEMAKEIEGIPLEDEELLETVTHLVEYPVVLKGNFDQEFLELPKEVLISVMKNHQKYFPVFSNSQNGGLLLPHFIFVSGTPVENPEIVIKGNERVIKARFRDAQFFYREDTKTHLSEKLTKLRSMVFLSDLGTYFDKTERMESLVGFIGLGLGLQNSAKDLRRAATLSKADLATQMVFEFPELQGTMGKYYALISGEKDEIAIALEEQYMPTSREAKLPETEFGAILSIADKIDNICACFISGLTPTGTSDPYALRRQAIGIINIILNRKFHLDIKEVFNYGLNRIWWQLHEAKPDFPAPSEDPSSSPLLDEIMDFVVERLRNLMVSDGFPQDVVDAVISANCDDLVETKRKIEALTEFRQAPDFEPLAIAFKRVVNIVKAQPRGTVDTGLLIEPAERQLYQDYSNVREEVEKSISEKNYRMALSLMKNLKEPIDNYFEQVLVMDKDEKIRQNRLSTLWEIRDLFFIVADFSKIVT